In the Ipomoea triloba cultivar NCNSP0323 chromosome 6, ASM357664v1 genome, one interval contains:
- the LOC116021892 gene encoding uncharacterized protein LOC116021892 — translation MDSTEHDEESSEESETPNYRLLRSCLGLVLFVLGFFLLSIFVLYFAVYIESLSIWNPISLPSRCKIVSSSVDLRSSKVCELGLLNYKAKNVLYPYERKKFRCRYDYYWASVFKVEYTDHSGQSRLALAEAPNEALPSDCRPNFIAAWSTKDRFKVNETYKCWYSLGISKIDIYEDGFFNCQAKDPSTIEMSVRYLILFMSIAKSTLASANFLQSWGWGVVAGLITGFCSAFLFIFLVGLLRKFWSYHHQLSVTRWLALHCTAVRLKRVCFFVAYVSFSSWLAVQYLQRIGLPEVRVQYSR, via the exons ATGGATTCGACCGAGCACGATGAGGAGAGCAGTGAAGAGTCGGAGACTCCTAATTACCGATTGTTGCGCAGCTGCTTGGGGCTTGTATTGTTTGTATTGGGCTTCTTTCTGCTGTCGATTTTCGTGCTTTATTTCGCGGTTTACATTGAGAGTTTATCGATTTGGAACCCTATTTCTCTGCCCTCGCGCTGCAAAATAGTTTCGAGCA GTGTGGATCTTAGGTCATCTAAAGTCTGTGAACTGGGACTGTTGAATTACAAAGCTAAAAATGTACTTTACCCATATGAAAGAAAGAAGTTCCGGTGCCGCTATGATTACTACTGGGCATCTGTATTTAAG GTTGAATATACAGATCATTCAGGTCAGTCACGGCTAGCTTTGGCAGAAGCTCCAAACGAAGCACTTCCATCTGACTGTCGGCCTAATTTCATTGCTGCTTGGTCGACAAAGGACAGATTCAAG GTGAATGAAACTTACAAGTGCTGGTATTCATTGGGAATATCTAAGATTGACATATATGAAGATGGCTTTTTCAATTGCCAAGCTAAAGATCCATCTACCATCGAGATGTCTGTTCGATATTTGATCCT GTTCATGAGCATAGCAAAATCTACACTTGCCAGTGCAAATTTTTTACAGTCCTGGGGATGGGGTGTGGTTGCTGGACTCATCACCGGGTTCTGTTCCGCCTTTTTGTTCATATTCTTGGTTGGCCTTTTACGGAAATTCTGGTCATATCATCACCAACTCTCCGTGACGAGATGGCTCGCTCTGCATTGCACTGCAGTCCGTTTAAAAAGAGTTTGTTTCTTTGTAGCATATGTGTCATTTTCAAGCTGGTTGGCCGTTCAATACTTGCAAAGAATCGGCCTCCCTGAGGTTAGAGTTCAGTATAGTAGGTAG
- the LOC116022387 gene encoding putative pentatricopeptide repeat-containing protein At1g31840, with the protein YGCFDIKYAMLKILSSLIERKSVGVILDICGKMENGMMGGKRHHFDVYSFVMGRFLQNNEVEMGLEFHRRMTGNGFVPNILVCNKILRTLYKENRGGVAHQFFLLMQEVGPKPSLVTFSTMINAFCKERRLDEAFKHYVLMTAKGIEPDIVVYSILIDGLFKAGKFDKANQLLSAALGKGIKLDVVCFSTIIDGHIRRGDILRGVEVYKRMLREEVRPSIVTYSILLNGLCKNDRLLEAFGVYGQIVKNGIQPSLVTYSSLIDGFCKLGNFIEGFHLYKDMVNKGHIPDVTVCNMLINGLVKQGWMDDALVFFYQVVKSGLVPNVYIFNTLMDGFCRLKQIKEAINLYILMGAYDIVPDLVTHTLIIRGIFELGRFREALAFFFQILKRGFLPDVVTYCVLIDGLCKCHNLAAGLQVFELMKKTGTQPDIAIYNVLINSHFKEGHLRNALELFKHVLDCGPDPNIVTYNTVICGYCSMKMLKEAIRLFEELKQRRIRYNTITLTILIDGFCKEGRMDDAMSLFSEMTGKDKLPNVVTYSCLIDGYFKIYSLETAFELHKAMLSNNISPNIISYTVLIDGLCKRGMVKEASSIFYSALRCGLLPDVITYGVLLRGYCKFGWLVEARSLYNHMLEAGIKPDSLVQNTIAEYDLHP; encoded by the coding sequence taTGGATGCTTTGATATCAAGTATGCTATGTTGAAGATTCTCAGTTCATTGATCGAGAGAAAGAGTGTTGGTGTTATTTTGGATATCTGTGGGAAAATGGAAAATGGGATGATGGGTGGTAAGAGACATCATTTTGATGTTTATAGCTTTGTGATGGGTAGGTTTCTCCAGAATAACGAGGTTGAAATGGGCCTGGAATTCCACAGAAGGATGACTGGGAATGGGTTTGTGCCTAATATTTTagtttgtaataaaattttaaggacTCTTTACAAAGAAAATCGAGGGGGTGTTGCACATCAGTTTTTCTTATTGATGCAAGAAGTAGGTCCAAAGCCAAGTCTGGTGACATTTAGTACGATGATTAATGCATTCTGTAAGGAAAGAAGGTTGGATGAGGCATTCAAACATTATGTTTTAATGACCGCAAAAGGTATAGAGCCTGACATAGTTGTTTATAGCATTTTAATTGATGGTTTGTTCAAGGCTGGAAAGTTCGACAAGGCAAATCAACTGCTCTCAGCTGCATTAGGTAAAGGCATAAAATTGGATGTTGTTTGTTTCAGCACCATAATTGATGGTCACATACGAAGGGGAGATATTCTAAGAGGTGTTGAAGTTTATAAGAGAATGTTAAGGGAAGAAGTCCGGCCAAGCATTGTTACATATAGTATCCTTTTAAATGGCTTGTGCAAAAATGATCGGCTTCTCGAGGCATTTGGAGTGTATGGTCAGATTGTAAAAAACGGCATTCAGCCATCTCTTGTTACTTACAGTAGTCTTATTGACGGTTTCTGCAAGCTAGGAAATTTTATAGAGGGATTTCATTTATATAAGGATATGGTAAATAAGGGACATATTCCTGATGTTACTGTTTGCAACATGCTTATAAATGGTCTCGTTAAACAAGGGTGGATGGACGATGCACTTGTGTTCTTTTATCAAGTTGTTAAAAGCGGATTAGTTcccaatgtttatatatttaatacattgATGGATGGGTTCTGTAGATTGAAACAAATAAAGGAGGCCATAAATCTGTATATTCTGATGGGTGCTTATGATATAGTCCCAGATCTAGTGACTCACACTCTAATTATCCGAGGCATTTTTGAGCTAGGGAGATTTCGTGAAGCCTTAGCGTTTTTCTTCCAAATCCTGAAGAGGGGATTCCTTCCCGATGTTGTTACATATTGTGTTCTCATTGACGGGCTTTGCAAATGTCATAATCTAGCTGCCGGATTACAGGTTTTTGAGCTTATGAAGAAAACTGGAACACAACCTGATATTGCCATTTATAATGTTCTCATAAATTCACATTTCAAAGAAGGTCATTTGAGAAACGCATTGGAGCTGTTCAAACACGTCTTGGATTGTGGACCAGATCCCAATATTGTGACCTACAACACTGTAATTTGTGGCTACTGCTCTATGAAAATGTTGAAGGAAGCCATTCGACTTTTTGAAGAGCTGAAGCAGAGACGAATCAGGTACAACACAATTACCTTAACAATTCTGATTGATGGGTTCTGTAAAGAAGGTAGAATGGACGATGCAATGTCATTATTCTCTGAAATGACGGGAAAAGATAAACTCCCCAATGTGGTCACATACAGCTGTTTAATTGATGGCTACTTCAAGATTTACTCTTTGGAAACAGCTTTCGAGCTCCACAAAGCAATGCTCAGCAACAATATTTCCCCAAACATCATAAGCTACACAGTTCTGATTGATGGCCTTTGCAAAAGGGGAATGGTGAAAGAAGCATCATCTATCTTTTATTCTGCTTTGAGATGTGGTTTATTGCCCGATGTCATAACCTATGGTGTTCTGCTCCGTGGTTACTGCAAGTTTGGATGGTTGGTAGAAGCGAGATCATTGTATAACCACATGCTTGAAGCTGGGATTAAGCCGGATAGCCTTGTACAGAATACAATTGCAGAATACGATCTTCATCCTTGA